In one Solanum lycopersicum chromosome 11, SLM_r2.1 genomic region, the following are encoded:
- the LOC101266290 gene encoding hyoscyamine 6-dioxygenase: protein MDILISNWSNVEFVPKTYIFPPESRPGKLEFPICNDIPLIDLAHNNSDETIQQVIRACQEFGFFQVINHGISENLMDDTMNIYNELFKLPSEYKAKFYSNDTNKSCKIFSSTLAYDTEEVHYWRDTFTHRCNPLEEHIPSWPDKPTNYREVVSEYSIETRKLLNKILDMICKGLGLNLGYFEGELSKAHLISVNHHIPCPNPSLTLGMPAHSDPNLITMLQQGEVPGLQILKDGKWIGVKHIPHTLIIIPGLQLKVISNDRFITPVHRVVTHPKEARTTIGVFLVPSPEFLIKPATTLIQTVPVFRDFTYPEFLETFVGPAKFDAQLALNHFRSKS, encoded by the exons ATGGATATCTTGATTTCAAATTGGTCAAATGTTGAATTTGTGcctaaaacatatatttttccaCCAGAAAGTAGACCAGGAAAGCTTGAATTTCCTATTTGTAATGATATACCACTCATAGATTTGGCTCATAATAATTCAGATGAAACAATTCAACAAGTAATTAGAGCATGCCAAGAATTTGGATTCTTTCAG GTGATAAACCATGGAATAAGTGAAAATCTAATGGATGATACAATGAATATATACAATGAATTGTTCAAATTGCCTAGTGAATACAAGGCAAAATTTTACTCAAATGACACAAACAAAAGCtgcaaaatattttcaagtacATTAGCATATGATACTGAGGAAGTTCACTATTGGAGAGATACATTTACTCATCGTTGTAATCCTTTAGAGGAACATATCCCTTCTTGGCCTGATAAGCCCACCAACTACAG aGAAGTGGTAAGTGAATATTCAATAGAAACAAGGAAGCTATTGAACAAGATTTTGGATATGATATGCAAAGGATTAGGACTAAACTTAGGTTATTTTGAAGGTGAATTAAGTAAAGCACATTTGATATCTGTTAATCATCATATTCCATGTCCAAATCCAAGTTTAACACTAGGAATGCCAGCACATTCTGATCCAAATCTCATAACAATGCTTCAACAAGGTGAAGTTCCTGGACTTCAAATACTTAAGGATGGAAAATGGATTGGTGTTAAACATATTCCTCATACTCTAATTATTATCCCTGGTCTACAATTGAAG GTAATAAGCAACGACAGGTTCATAACTCCGGTTCATCGGGTGGTCACACACCCAAAAGAGGCTCGAACCACAATTGGTGTATTTCTCGTTCCGTCACCAGAGTTTTTAATAAAACCGGCTACTACTTTGATTCAAACTGTACCAGTGTTCAGAGACTTTACTTATCCAGAGTTCCTTGAAACATTTGTTGGTCCGGCTAAATTTGATGCTCAACTTGCCCTTAACCATTTTAGGAGCAAATCTTag
- the LOC101266893 gene encoding hyoscyamine 6-dioxygenase-like, with protein MEILISNWSNVEFVPKKYIFPLDRRPGKIKFPVCHDIPLIDLANNHPNDAIQQVIKACQEFGIFQVINHGVCENLMDDTMNIYKEFFKLPSEYKAKFYSNDINKSCRLCSSTLAYDTEEFHYWRDNFTHHCYPLEEYIMTWPNKPTKYREVVSEYSIETRKLLYKILDMICKGLGLEKGYFEGELSKTNVISVNHHIPCPNPSLTLGMPVHSDPNLITLLQQCNVPGLQILKDGKWIGVQPIPHAIVVIPGLQLKVISNDRFITRVHRVVTHAKEARTTIGVFLGPSPKSLIKPAIDLVYTKSEFRTFTYPEFLEAFTAGAKCDAEFALNHFRNKT; from the exons atggaaattttgatttcaaattgGTCAAATGTTGAATTTGTACCTAAAAAGTATATTTTCCCACTAGATAGAAGACcaggaaaaattaaatttcctGTTTGCCATGATATACCACTCATAGATTTGGCTAATAATCATCCAAATGATGCAATTCAACAAGTTATTAAAGCATGTCAAGAATTTGGAATATTTCAG GTGATAAATCATGGAGTATGTGAAAATCTAATGGATGATACAATGAATATATACAAGGAATTCTTCAAATTGCCTAGTGAATACAAGGCAAAATTTTACTCAAATGATATAAACAAAAGCTGCAGGTTATGTTCAAGTACATTAGCATATGATACTGAAGAATTTCACTATTGGAGAGATAATTTTACTCATCATTGCTATCCTTTAGAGGAATACATTATGACTTGGCCCAATAAGCCCACCAAGTATAG aGAAGTGGTAAGTGAGTATTCAATAGAAACAAGGAAGCTACTATACAAGATTTTGGATATGATATGCAAAGGATTAGGACTAGAGAAAGGTTATTTTGAAGGTGAATTAAGTAAAACAAATGTGATATCTGTGAATCATCATATTCCATGTCCAAATCCAAGTTTAACACTAGGAATGCCAGTACATTCTGATCCAAATCTCATAACATTGCTTCAACAATGTAATGTTCCTGGACTTCAAATACTTAAAGATGGCAAATGGATTGGTGTTCAACCTATTCCTCATGCTATAGTTGTTATTCCTGGTCTACAATTGAAG GTAATAAGCAATGACAGGTTCATAACTCGAGTTCATCGTGTGGTGACACACGCAAAAGAGGCTCGAACCACAATTGGTGTATTTCTCGGTCCGTCACCCAAGTCTTTAATAAAACCAGCCATTGATTTGGTTTACACTAAATCGGAGTTTAGAACCTTTACTTATCCAGAGTTCCTCGAAGCATTTACTGCTGGGGCTAAATGTGATGCCGAATTTGCCCTCAACCATTTTAGAAACAAAACTTAG
- the LOC101267472 gene encoding uncharacterized protein isoform X1: MEKESNKKPRILCLHGYRESAKILKKLIFRWPESVTGKLDLIFLDAPFPAKGKSRLEGYFDPPYFEWFQFNKDFTEFYNFEECLEYIEEFMSKHGPFDGILGFSMAAVLCAAIPGMQREGVALTKVPKIKFVILISGAKFGGPSFGVPKLAVNAFSYPISCPSLHFLGEKDYQKKDGEVLLECFVDPQVIHHPKGHAIPELDDSSAEIILGFIEKTFQNLGTRAHQYNRKPMAKF; encoded by the exons atggAAAAAGAATCAAACAAAAAACCAAGAATTTTATGTCTCCATGGCTATAGAGAAAGTGCTAAAATACTCAAGAAATTGATTTTCCGGTGGCCGGAATCCGTCACCGGAAAATTAGATTTGATTTTCTTGGATGCACCTTTTCCGGCGAAGGGCAAATCTCGACTTGAAGGTTACTTTGATCCTCCTTATTTTGAATGGTTTCAATTTAATAAG GATTTCACAGAGTTTTACAATTTTGAAGAATGCCTTGAATATATAGAAGAGTTTATGTCAAAGCATGGACCTTTTGATGGTATTCTTGGTTTCTCAATG GCAGCTGTTTTATGTGCAGCAATACCAGGCATGCAAAGGGAAGGTGTGGCTCTAACAAAagttccaaaaataaaatttgtgataTTAATATCAGGGGCTAAATTTGGAGGACCTTCATTTGGGGTACCAAAATTGGCTGTCAATGCATTTTCATATCCAATTAGTTGTCCATCACTTCATTTCTTAG gAGAAAAGGATTACCAAAAAAAAGATGGAGAAGTTCTATTAGAGTGTTTTGTGGATCCACAAGTAATTCACCATCCTAAAGGACATGCCATACCAGAACTAG atgaCAGTAGTGCTGAAATAATACTTGGGTTTATCgaaaagacatttcaaaactTAGGAACAAGGGCACATCAATATAATCGGAAGCCCATGGCGAAATTTTAG
- the LOC101267472 gene encoding uncharacterized protein isoform X2 — protein MEKESNKKPRILCLHGYRESAKILKKLIFRWPESVTGKLDLIFLDAPFPAKGKSRLEGYFDPPYFEWFQFNKAAVLCAAIPGMQREGVALTKVPKIKFVILISGAKFGGPSFGVPKLAVNAFSYPISCPSLHFLGEKDYQKKDGEVLLECFVDPQVIHHPKGHAIPELDDSSAEIILGFIEKTFQNLGTRAHQYNRKPMAKF, from the exons atggAAAAAGAATCAAACAAAAAACCAAGAATTTTATGTCTCCATGGCTATAGAGAAAGTGCTAAAATACTCAAGAAATTGATTTTCCGGTGGCCGGAATCCGTCACCGGAAAATTAGATTTGATTTTCTTGGATGCACCTTTTCCGGCGAAGGGCAAATCTCGACTTGAAGGTTACTTTGATCCTCCTTATTTTGAATGGTTTCAATTTAATAAG GCAGCTGTTTTATGTGCAGCAATACCAGGCATGCAAAGGGAAGGTGTGGCTCTAACAAAagttccaaaaataaaatttgtgataTTAATATCAGGGGCTAAATTTGGAGGACCTTCATTTGGGGTACCAAAATTGGCTGTCAATGCATTTTCATATCCAATTAGTTGTCCATCACTTCATTTCTTAG gAGAAAAGGATTACCAAAAAAAAGATGGAGAAGTTCTATTAGAGTGTTTTGTGGATCCACAAGTAATTCACCATCCTAAAGGACATGCCATACCAGAACTAG atgaCAGTAGTGCTGAAATAATACTTGGGTTTATCgaaaagacatttcaaaactTAGGAACAAGGGCACATCAATATAATCGGAAGCCCATGGCGAAATTTTAG
- the LOC101267187 gene encoding retrovirus-related Pol polyprotein from transposon TNT 1-94 isoform X1 — MSNGDVCLLDSATTHTILKEKKYFSNLVMKMAYVNTISGSTKLIEGSGRATLLLPGGTILSIDNALYCSKSQRNLLSFKVIRQNGYHVETANEGKVEYLYITTINVEKKIVHEKLPAFSSGLYYTSISTVESHAVVNKRFTNFNDFIIWHDRLGHPGFNMMRKIIENSHGHTLKSPNILQSKEFSCAACSQGKLIIKPSTVKVGIESPAFLERIQGDICGPIIRTPEGIKPVGYKWVFVRKRNEKGEVMRYKARLVAQGFSQRPGIDYMETYSPVVDAIPFRYLINLAVHEKLEMRLMDVVTVYLYGSLDHNIFMKIPEAFKVPETYKDSRETCSIKLQKSLYGLKQSERMWYNRLSEYLLKKGYKNDPICPCIFIKRLGSEFVIIAVYVDDLNIIGTRKVLLEAVECLKREFEMKDLGKTKFCLGLQIENLSNGILVHQSTYTEKILKRFYMDNSHPLSTPMVVRSLDINTDPFRPQENDEELLGDETPYLSAIGALMYLANNTRPDICFAVSLLARFSSSPTKRHWNGVKHILRYLRGTMDMGLFYSNESKSELIGYADAGYLSDPHKARSLTGYLFTCGDTAISWRSMKQTLVATSSNHAEIIAIHEASRECVWLRSMTHHIQKMCGFSLKKNIPTTMYEDNAACIAQLKGGYIKGDRTKHISPKFFFTHDLQQNGEIEVQQIRSSDNLADLFTKALPTSTFEKLRYKIGMRRLRDIK, encoded by the coding sequence ATGAGTAATGGAGATGTATGCCTTCTTGATAGTGCTACAAcgcatacaatattaaaagaaaagaaatatttttctaatttggttatgaaaatggcatatgtcaacacaatatcaggtagtacaaaattaattgagggcTCTGGAAGAGCGACCTTATTACTACCTGGAGGGACAATATTAAGCATTGATAATGCAttatattgtagtaagtctcaaagaaacttattaagtttcaaagttattcgccaaaatggctatcatgttgagacggctaatgaaggaaaggttgaatacctttacattactacaattaatgttgagaagaaaattgtgcatgaaaaattacctgcattttcttctgggttgtactatacaagtataagtacagttgaatcacatgccgtagtaaacaaaaggtttactaattttaatgattttatcatttggcatGACCGGTTGGGCCATCCTGGATTTAATATGATGCGCAAAATCATTGAGAATTCACATGGACACACCTTAAAGAGCccaaatatccttcaatcaaaGGAATTCTCTTGTGCTGCTTGTTCTCAAGGAAAGTTGATCATTAAACCATCAACAGTTAAGGTTGGAATTGAATCTCCTGCGTTTCTGGAACGTATACAGGGTGATATATGTGGACCAATAATCCGAACACCTGAAGGTATCAAgccagtggggtacaaatgggtttttgtacgaaaaagaaatgagaaaggtGAAGTCATGAGATATAAGGCCCGACTCGTTGCTCAAGGTTTTTCTCAAAGACCTGGCATTGATTATATGGAGACATATTCTCCAGTGGTAGATGCAATCCCCTTTAGATATCTCATAAATCTGGCagttcatgaaaaacttgaaatgcGTCTAATGGACGTTGTCACAGTCTATCTATATGGCTCATTGGaccacaacattttcatgaaaattcctgAAGCATTTAAAGTGCCTGAAACATACAAAGATTCAAGAGAAACttgttcaataaagcttcaGAAATCTCTGTATGGACTGAAACAATCAGAAAGGATGTGGTACAATCGTTTGAGtgaatatttgttaaagaaagggTACAAAAATGACCCGATTTGTCCCTGCATTTTCATTAAACGGTTGGGGTCTGAATTTGTAATAATAgctgtgtatgttgatgatttgaacatCATTGGAACTCGTAAAGTGCTTTTAGAAGCTGTTGAGTGTCTGAAAagagaatttgaaatgaaagatctcggcaagacaaaattttgtcttggtcTACAGATTGAGAATTTGTCAAATGGAATACTTGTTCATCAATCAACGTACACAGAAAAGATACTAAAgcgtttttacatggataaCTCACATCCATTGAGTACTCCAATGGTGGTAAGATCTCTTGACATCAATACAGATCCATTTCGACCTCAAGAGAATGATGAAgagcttcttggtgatgaaactccttaTCTTAGTGCGATCGGGGCACTAATGTACCTTGCTAACAATACTCGACCAGATATCTGTTTTGCAGTAAgtctactggcaagattcagttcctccccaacaaaaagacattggaATGGTGTTAAACACATACTTCGATATCTTAGAGGGACCATGGacatgggtttattctattcgAATGAATCCAAATCAGAActgattggttacgcagatgcaggGTATTTATCAGATCCGCATAAAGCTCGATCACTAACAGGCTATTTGTTTACATGTGGAGACACGGCAATATcttggcgatcaatgaagcaaacatTGGTAgccacttcttcaaatcatgcagaaataatagccatccatgaagcaagtcgagagtgcgtctggttgagatcaatgacccatcatattcagaaaatgtgtggtttttctttgaaaaagaatataccaaccacaatgtacgaagataatGCTGCATGTATAGCTCAATTGAAAGGAGGATACATCAAAGGAGACCGGACAAAGCATATCTCACCAAAGTTCTTTTTCACgcatgatcttcaacaaaatggtgagatagaagttcaacaaattcgttcaagtgataatcttgctgatttattcactaaggcattgccaacatcaacatttgaGAAGTTGAGATACAAGATTGGAATGCGCCGTCTCCGAGATATCAAGTAA